A single Phragmites australis chromosome 4, lpPhrAust1.1, whole genome shotgun sequence DNA region contains:
- the LOC133916321 gene encoding uncharacterized protein LOC133916321 translates to MAATSLSSSPSRVTANLGGVPRSSSSYTQLTFCSRHPFQKAAAAAAAFQKLPPELLLLSRARNKHARTTCPATDNDQAAPAAAQETATTTPPPAAPRPSAENTPVTPGNGQPQQSGANGILPNEPPKRAPLTARERLRAARVLGKYAEPSAKGAASKSAKPEFGSGVLDALREADAKKAGAGGGRRRSRLPEAPGNLFDDSKRGLPKDGWTFELPFGVDVFLVLVSFTLITTIMFGTAYLVWKLGAIHFNEY, encoded by the exons ATGGCTGCCACCAGCCTCAGCTCGTCCCCGTCCAGGGTTACTGCAAAC CTAGGAGGAGTCCCCAGATCTTCCTCGTCATACACCCAGCTCACCTTCTGCTCGAGGCATCCCTTCCAGAAGGCGGCGGCTGCTGCAGCAGCCTTCCAGAAGCTTCCACCCGAGCTTCTCCTGCTGTCGCGGGCAAGGAATAAGCATGCAAGAACCACCTGCCCTGCCACGGACAACGACCAAGCGGCGCCGGCCGCGGCGCAAGAAACAGCCACCACCACCCCTCCTCCGGCCGCGCCCAGGCCCAGCGCAGAGAATACGCCGGTGACGCCCGGCAACGGCCAGCCGCAGCAGTCGGGCGCCAACGGCATACTGCCGAACGAGCCACCGAAGCGGGCGCCGCTGACGGCGCGGGAGCGGCTGCGCGCGGCGCGGGTGCTGGGCAAGTACGCGGAGCCGTCGGCGAAGGGGGCGGCGTCGAAGTCGGCCAAGCCGGAGTTCGGGAGCGGGGTGCTGGACGCGCTGCGTGAGGCGGACGCGAAGAAGGCCGGGGCcgggggcgggcggcggcggtcgcGGCTGCCCGAGGCGCCGGGCAACCTGTTCGACGACAGCAAGCGCGGACTGCCCAAGGACGGGTGGACGTTCGAGCTGCCGTTCGGGGTGGACGTGTTCCTCGTCCTCGTATCCTTCACGCTCATCACCACAATCATGTTCGGCACCGCCTACCTCGTCTGGAAGCTCGGCGCCATACACTTCAACGAGTACTAG